A window of Oligoflexus sp. contains these coding sequences:
- a CDS encoding ParB/RepB/Spo0J family partition protein: MASMREMAKKNLEKMVKGAAREVNTSRPGRSGASAAPAAAKKPAAEAPAKSAAAPEASAPAKAGATKEAATLEKAGAAAEGATAAKAGATREAATLEKAGAATEAAAPAMAGAATEAAAPAKADATTEAAASAKAGAATEAAAPVKAGAASETAASSEKSADAAKISASSNVSAADIEVSPGKTASATASSQKSAGAADARAPDIEAISGKSGPATASSQKSAGAAKVSTSSDVSAAQAFSAKAAPSSGKNLSAADVASSSAKTPGVPASVFEQLQAQIQKNGKTIQKVPVESIKLNENIREAYNDEHLKTLADSMQKDGLIQFPTLCLKAGANGEFTFVCKNGHRRILAARSLGWKTIECVILPFASTRDELYHTIAANLREDVFYLDLSQAYQQANHLGESDQAIAERVGVNPRTVGWYRRLTTMAPECQALCRQYPDLFHATWAIQLARKGELPPLAVLMKQMQFMLARYQALRNNADQAAQPDRLPKTIDVEQQREAKASLKSLFSGARGSTEAQQAWQLVEQLCIAGYFKPALLNRMRRQLLSGAQKGSRRASAAES; encoded by the coding sequence ATGGCATCAATGCGAGAAATGGCGAAGAAGAATCTCGAGAAAATGGTGAAGGGGGCCGCACGCGAGGTGAATACGTCGCGTCCCGGTCGCTCAGGGGCTTCCGCAGCCCCTGCCGCCGCAAAAAAGCCCGCGGCTGAAGCTCCAGCAAAATCAGCGGCCGCCCCGGAAGCCTCTGCACCTGCAAAGGCTGGTGCCACAAAGGAAGCTGCTACGCTTGAAAAAGCTGGAGCCGCAGCGGAAGGTGCTACAGCTGCAAAAGCTGGTGCCACAAGGGAAGCTGCTACGCTTGAAAAAGCTGGAGCCGCAACGGAAGCTGCTGCACCCGCAATGGCCGGTGCTGCAACGGAAGCCGCTGCGCCTGCAAAAGCTGATGCCACAACAGAGGCTGCTGCGTCTGCAAAAGCCGGTGCTGCAACGGAAGCTGCCGCGCCTGTAAAAGCCGGTGCCGCCTCAGAAACTGCGGCATCTTCAGAGAAATCGGCTGATGCTGCGAAAATTTCGGCGTCTTCAAACGTTTCCGCCGCGGACATCGAGGTAAGTCCCGGCAAAACTGCCTCGGCAACGGCATCTTCACAGAAATCTGCCGGTGCTGCAGACGCTCGCGCCCCGGACATCGAAGCAATTTCCGGTAAATCTGGTCCTGCGACGGCATCTTCGCAGAAATCTGCCGGTGCTGCGAAAGTCTCGACGTCGTCAGACGTTTCCGCCGCTCAAGCATTTTCTGCGAAAGCTGCACCCTCTTCAGGGAAAAACCTTTCAGCTGCGGACGTCGCGTCGTCTTCTGCCAAAACTCCAGGTGTCCCCGCCTCGGTCTTTGAGCAGCTCCAGGCGCAGATTCAAAAGAACGGCAAAACCATTCAGAAAGTCCCCGTCGAGAGCATCAAGCTGAATGAAAACATTCGCGAGGCCTATAACGACGAGCATCTGAAAACCCTCGCCGATTCGATGCAGAAAGACGGCCTGATCCAGTTCCCGACTCTCTGCCTGAAAGCAGGCGCCAACGGCGAATTCACCTTCGTCTGCAAAAATGGTCATCGCCGTATCCTGGCCGCCAGATCCCTCGGCTGGAAAACCATCGAATGCGTGATCCTGCCCTTCGCCTCGACCCGCGACGAGCTTTATCACACGATCGCCGCGAACCTTCGTGAAGACGTTTTCTATCTGGATTTGTCCCAGGCCTATCAGCAGGCCAATCACCTCGGTGAATCCGATCAGGCGATTGCTGAACGCGTCGGCGTGAATCCTCGAACAGTCGGTTGGTATCGTCGCCTGACAACCATGGCTCCCGAATGCCAAGCTCTTTGCCGTCAGTACCCCGATCTTTTCCACGCGACCTGGGCCATTCAGCTTGCCCGTAAAGGGGAATTGCCTCCTCTTGCGGTCCTGATGAAGCAGATGCAGTTCATGCTCGCGCGCTATCAGGCTCTCCGGAACAACGCAGATCAAGCTGCGCAGCCCGATCGTCTGCCAAAAACGATAGACGTGGAGCAGCAGAGAGAAGCGAAAGCGTCCCTGAAATCCCTTTTCTCGGGAGCGAGGGGCTCGACCGAAGCGCAGCAGGCCTGGCAGCTGGTCGAACAGCTCTGTATTGCTGGCTATTTTAAGCCGGCACTCCTGAACCGCATGCGCCGCCAGCTCCTGTCCGGCGCGCAAAAAGGCTCCCGCCGCGCCTCTGCCGCCGAATCGTAA
- the mutM gene encoding bifunctional DNA-formamidopyrimidine glycosylase/DNA-(apurinic or apyrimidinic site) lyase, with the protein MPELPEVECLTRAVRSVILGKKLDEMVFHRPDLRWPIPTQDLQELIAGKTILSVERRSKYLLIETESGYAIIHLGMTGNMLFSPEATGRWNHTHASFRVRDDSGPIGYLHYVDPRRFGCILCSSRDALVQHPLLKNLGPEPLDTENLDEILFQRSRGKTVAVKNFLMDAHNVVGVGNIYANESLFLAGVKPSRKASAVKRDEWKKISDAIKKVLAAAIQAGGTSFRDYKHVDGEPGYFELSLSVYGREGDPCLRCKTGISSSRIGGRATYFCSRCQR; encoded by the coding sequence ATGCCTGAATTGCCAGAAGTCGAATGTTTAACCCGAGCCGTTCGATCGGTCATTCTCGGGAAAAAGCTCGATGAAATGGTCTTTCATCGACCGGATCTTCGCTGGCCGATTCCGACGCAGGATTTGCAGGAATTGATTGCCGGAAAAACCATACTCTCCGTGGAACGCCGATCCAAATATCTTCTGATCGAAACCGAAAGCGGATATGCCATCATCCATCTGGGCATGACGGGCAATATGCTCTTCAGTCCCGAAGCCACAGGTCGCTGGAATCACACGCATGCGAGTTTTCGCGTGCGCGATGATTCCGGCCCTATCGGCTATCTGCATTACGTGGATCCAAGACGTTTCGGCTGCATTCTGTGCAGTTCGCGGGATGCGCTGGTGCAGCATCCGCTGCTCAAGAATCTAGGCCCTGAACCCCTGGACACCGAAAATCTTGATGAAATTCTATTCCAACGCAGTCGCGGCAAGACTGTGGCGGTGAAGAATTTTCTGATGGATGCCCACAATGTCGTGGGCGTCGGCAATATCTATGCGAACGAAAGTTTATTCCTTGCAGGTGTCAAACCTTCGCGAAAAGCATCGGCTGTGAAGCGTGACGAGTGGAAAAAAATCAGCGACGCGATCAAAAAAGTTCTCGCCGCTGCCATCCAAGCTGGTGGAACCAGTTTCCGGGACTATAAACATGTCGACGGAGAACCCGGTTATTTTGAACTCTCACTCAGCGTTTATGGCCGTGAAGGTGATCCTTGTTTGCGCTGTAAAACAGGGATAAGCAGCAGCAGAATTGGGGGTCGTGCGACCTACTTTTGCTCCAGGTGCCAGCGCTGA
- a CDS encoding helix-turn-helix domain-containing protein encodes MMTPENTNDAALNFDTSSVTFPPGTKLREIERIVILETLRQKNFNRTHTARALGIGIRTLQRKLKRYGASDWGLKTKVGGEDMVEGAESPSFTN; translated from the coding sequence ATGATGACACCGGAAAACACGAATGATGCTGCACTCAACTTCGACACATCTTCTGTCACTTTTCCCCCTGGAACAAAACTGCGTGAAATCGAGCGCATTGTGATCCTGGAAACCTTGAGACAGAAAAACTTCAACCGTACGCATACCGCCCGCGCTCTGGGTATTGGTATCCGCACGCTGCAGCGCAAGCTGAAGCGTTACGGCGCGTCTGACTGGGGTCTCAAGACCAAGGTTGGCGGTGAAGACATGGTGGAAGGCGCTGAGAGCCCTTCGTTCACCAACTAA
- a CDS encoding GIY-YIG nuclease family protein — translation MRTYYVYILSDRHRRLLYTGVTNQLERRLHEHRTKLNPQSYTARYDITYLVYFERHAYPGAANRREEEIKQMSRWEREQLIRQFEAEERGCPAHLKNPYASPGRQASEPRGPWTLRNCDPK, via the coding sequence ATGCGAACTTATTACGTCTACATCCTTAGCGACCGCCACCGACGACTCCTCTACACCGGAGTGACGAACCAGTTGGAACGTCGGCTGCACGAACACCGAACGAAACTTAACCCCCAGAGCTACACAGCACGTTATGACATCACCTATCTCGTTTACTTTGAACGGCATGCCTATCCAGGTGCGGCCAACCGTCGGGAAGAGGAGATCAAGCAGATGAGCCGCTGGGAAAGGGAGCAACTCATCAGGCAGTTCGAAGCCGAGGAACGGGGCTGCCCCGCGCATCTGAAAAATCCTTATGCGTCGCCTGGTCGGCAGGCATCGGAACCCAGAGGGCCCTGGACCTTAAGGAACTGCGATCCGAAATAA
- a CDS encoding SgcJ/EcaC family oxidoreductase, with protein sequence MCPQTSGSPYPASAEEAQIEKLYLSMIEGWNQRDAQKLAAAFDDDGMIIGCDGTHHSGAQEIEESIARIFRDHATPPFLIKVKSIRMLTADVAQLEALVGMIPPGKEELDPKLHAFQVMTAVRRTRRWTIKHLQNTPAQLHSQPGALDALSHELLADKLNNFS encoded by the coding sequence ATGTGCCCACAAACTTCCGGATCGCCTTATCCGGCCAGTGCCGAAGAAGCCCAGATCGAAAAACTTTATCTCAGCATGATCGAAGGCTGGAATCAGCGTGATGCACAAAAGCTCGCGGCCGCCTTTGATGATGATGGAATGATCATCGGCTGCGATGGAACACATCACAGCGGAGCTCAGGAGATTGAAGAATCCATCGCACGCATCTTCCGTGATCACGCGACTCCACCTTTTCTTATCAAAGTGAAAAGCATTCGCATGCTGACAGCGGACGTCGCTCAGCTCGAAGCGTTGGTCGGCATGATCCCACCCGGGAAAGAGGAACTCGATCCGAAGCTTCATGCCTTTCAGGTGATGACGGCCGTAAGGCGAACGCGCCGTTGGACCATCAAGCACCTTCAGAATACTCCGGCCCAGCTGCACAGCCAGCCCGGAGCCCTGGACGCCTTGAGTCACGAGCTTTTGGCTGATAAATTAAATAATTTCAGTTAG
- a CDS encoding SDR family NAD(P)-dependent oxidoreductase: protein MRKHFLVTGANRGIGAAITRELAAAGHQLTLFCRDLKATEALVRSLPSRQGIKVLEGDLGTLAGIRAAAQAMATLPPLQGLIHNAALWPQHKIITVDGLEQSFVVNHLAPFLINLELEERFKRDGTRVVQMTAGLYPIGDRNSTATAVGDNFSAFKTYASTKLLNLATTMTFAERWQGSPATINAVHPGVVRTDLGAMTGVKGRLLNLIKRLWLTPEEGAKAPVFLSTAPELQGISGRFYDRFKEASLAPFLQDPNFREAVWQQALHTTQKRESDRGRKTAAGSGNLG from the coding sequence ATGCGCAAACACTTTCTGGTTACCGGAGCCAACCGGGGCATAGGAGCAGCCATCACACGCGAGCTCGCCGCAGCCGGGCATCAACTGACGCTGTTTTGTCGCGATTTAAAGGCCACAGAGGCCCTGGTCCGCTCTCTGCCTTCCCGGCAGGGGATCAAGGTCCTGGAGGGCGATTTAGGCACTCTGGCGGGCATTCGCGCAGCAGCCCAGGCCATGGCGACCCTTCCCCCGCTTCAGGGTCTGATACATAACGCAGCGCTCTGGCCGCAGCACAAAATCATAACAGTCGATGGACTGGAACAGTCCTTCGTCGTCAATCACCTTGCCCCTTTTCTCATCAACCTCGAATTGGAAGAACGATTCAAGCGCGACGGCACACGCGTCGTGCAGATGACGGCCGGACTTTATCCGATCGGGGATCGCAACTCTACGGCCACTGCCGTCGGGGATAATTTCAGCGCGTTCAAGACCTATGCCTCGACAAAGCTCCTGAACCTTGCTACCACGATGACATTTGCCGAACGCTGGCAGGGCAGTCCGGCGACCATCAACGCCGTGCATCCCGGCGTTGTTCGCACCGATCTGGGAGCGATGACGGGAGTGAAAGGACGGCTTTTGAATCTGATCAAACGCCTCTGGCTGACGCCGGAAGAAGGAGCCAAGGCTCCCGTTTTTCTGAGCACGGCCCCTGAACTTCAGGGCATCAGCGGCCGTTTTTATGATCGTTTCAAAGAGGCGAGCCTCGCTCCTTTTCTGCAGGATCCGAATTTTCGCGAGGCTGTCTGGCAGCAGGCCCTGCATACCACCCAAAAACGTGAGAGCGACCGTGGCCGGAAAACAGCA